The sequence GCCAACTCCAAAAGGAGTTTTTAAAATTGGTATGAGAGGTGATTGGTTCTTTGCTGACCAATATAATGAAGGAGCAAAGTATTGGCTAGCCTTTTCTGGTGCAAATTACTTATTCCATTCGGAACCTTATGACAGAACAGCAGAAAATATATTAGATAAAACTATGGGAAAACCTGCATCTCACGGGTGCATAAGACTTGAAACTAAAAATGCATACTGGTTGTATAGCAACATTCCAGATAACACAGAAGTCATAATAAATTAGCAGGGTACTACAACGTTTTCATACGTTGTAGTACCCCATTTTTTATTCATTCCAATGTTCAGTCTAAGCTCCTAATAAAAAATCTTCCAATGTAACCGTATCTATATTAGTGAATCCCAATAGCTTAAAAATAGTTTCCTCAAGTAAATCTTTATCCATAGTAAAATATTCATAATTCAATGCAGCTACTGCATCTTTAATTACAGTTACTTTAAAACCTCTATCATATCCTGAAATAGCTGTAAATAACCCGCTCTTATCTAAGCTAATTCCACAGATAACAATCTCATTAACGCCCATTGTTCTTAACTGTTTTTCAAGTCCACTCATAAAAAATGCATCTACATCTTTTCTTAAGAACACGTAATTTCCATCTTGCGGGGTATATACTTTTATGCTATCCCCTTCACTATCCCTTATTTTACTTAATACAAACACCGGCTCCTCTAGCTCCTTAAATTTTTCAACTAACCTTTCTATATTCTTACATCTATCTTGAAAACTTTTATCCTTAGGCAGACATCCATAAGGACTTAATATCAATAAGGCTTTCACATAACTCCCCCCTTTTCTCTTTGATTTTCCTATTATATAGTTATGCTTACATTATCCTAAAAATCACTTACTATTGTAATTATTCTGTAAACAAAGTATACACAAATTATTACATAAAAATATAAAGTCGTTAAGAGATTATCTCTCATAATGACTTTATATTCTTTCGTTGCATTCTAATGCACAAATACCAATGTTGCTGTTTATCTTCTATAACTAAATTTAGCTTAAATCACCGTGATTATATATTCTTCTATTTTCTAAAGACCAAAGCTTCTCTGAAAATTCTCCAGGTTTAGTTTCATTAATCATTCTTCTCATATCGTACATTCTTGCATCCATCACATCTAAGAAATGTAATAATTCTGCTTCTGGTATCATTGGTTTTACTGGACTTCCAAACTCAGGTTCATAATGGTGAGATAAAATCATATGTTGCAATAGCGTAATTATTCTTTTATCTGCATTTACTTCATTACCTACAAGTTCAACCTTCTTTACTCCTTGGCTTATATGTCCAAGCAATGTTCCTTCTAAAGTATATTCACTAACTATTCCTAATTCATTAGAATCCATCTCTTCCATCTTACTTAAATCATGTAAGATAACTCCCGCAAAAACTAGATCATTATCCATGAAATCATAGACTTTTAAAAGATTCTCTGCATTTACTAGCATTGTGTATACATGATAAAGAAGTCCTCCTCTTATAGCATGATGATTCTTCTTTGCTGCTGGATAGTATAATAGCTTCTCTCTATTCTTTTCAAATATTGCATTTACTATGTTTTGCATATCTCTATTTTTCATGTCATCTATATAAATCTTGATTAAATCATATAATTCTTCACTTTTTATAGGTGCACTTTGCACATATTCATCTATGTTGATGTTATCTTCTTCAGTAGTAAATCTAACTTTTTCTATCTTAAGTTGTAGTGTTGCTTGCCAAGCCACTACAGTACCTCTAATCTTCACTATAATATTGTTAGTTATACTTTCTTCAATCTCTTTGCTAACTTCCCATAACTTTGCTGAAATATCTCCTGTTTTATCAGCTATAACAAAGTCAAGGTACTTTCTCCCATTAGCATTTGCTGTCTTCAAATCAACACTCTTTATTAAAAAGAATCCCTCTATTCTCTCACCTTGTTTAAATTCATTAATGCAAACTTTTGCTATTTCTGTTTCACTCATACTTTCTTCCTTTCAAAAACACTTTATTTATAGACTATAATAATCTCCTATAGTCTATACTTAAGAATATTATAACACTATTCTCATGGTATAATATTCTTATGCTATTTTATATTAACTATATCACCTAAAGGAGATGAATTCCTATGAAAATTCCATCGCAGGCAAGTTATATAATCAACACTCTATATAATAATGGATTTGAAGCTTTTTTGGTAGGGGGTTGTGTTAGAGATTCCTTGTTGCAAAAATCTCCACAGGATTATGACATTACAACAAATGCATTACCTGAAGATGTTTGTAGAATATTCGATAAAACCATACCTACGGGGATAAAACATGGCACTATAACTGTTATGGTAGAAAATAATGCTTACGAAGTAACCACCTATAGAATTGATGGTGAATATCTAAACAATCGCTCACCTGAGGAAGTTATATTTGTAAGTAATATCAAAGAAGATCTTGCAAGAAGAGATTTTACTATAAATGCACTAGCTTACAATGATACAGATGGTTTATTAGATTTCTTCAATGGCATAGACGATTTAAACAATGGTATCATACGATGTGTTGGTGATCCAAATAAAAGATTTAACGAGGATGCCTTAAGAATGCTTAGAGCCATACGTTTTAGTTCTCAATTAGGATTTTCCATTGAAGAAAGTACTTTGCGGGCTATTTCACAAAATTCTAGCCTTATACAAAACATTAGTGTAGAGAGAATTGCAGATGAACTAAATAAGTGTTTATTAAGCAATAATCCATCTAACGCTTTTATACTTCTAGAACATACTGGCCTTTTAAAATATATATTACCGGAATTGCAAGCTTGTGTAGGCTTTGATCAACATACACCTTATCATAATAAGGATGTCTTTATGCACTCTCTATCTGTCGTTGATAAAGTATCTCCTAAATTATATCTACGTCTTGCTGCCTTGTTTCATGACATAGCAAAACCACCTTGTTTCTTTATAGACGAGAAATCTGTTGGACACTTCTATGGTCATGATAAAGAAGGTGAAATTATAAGCAAGGAAATTTTAAAAAGACTTCATTATGATAATGACACCATAAACAAAGTTACTATACTAATTCGTGAGCACATGAATGTATTGTTTAAACCAAAAGATGCTTCTTTAAAAAGATTGATAGGCAGGGTTTCTAAAGAATTAGTTTTTGATTTATTAGAACTGCAAAAATCAGATATTTTATCCTGTGCTCCACCATTCTTAGCCTTAGACAGTGTGGAACTTATGAAAGTTAAAATTACAGCTATATTAGAAAGTTCTGTTCCTATACATTCAAGAGATTTAAAAATCAATGGAAATGATATAATCCAAGCTTTAAATATAAAGCCAGGAAAACAAGTAGGTGAGATTTTAGAATATCTCTTAAATCTCACCCTTGATAATCCTGAACTAAACACTAGAGAAAATCTGTTATGTTTACTCGAAACTTTTAAACCTCAATAGACTTATCTAAGTAGAATAGATACAGAAATTTATAACTAACTTTTCTGCCAAGTATTTTTTCTAATGCTTCTGAATAGTACTCCATTTGGATTCTGTATCTATCTACAATTTTTTGTTCATTGCCTTCTTCTACATAGTCAGTCTTATAATCTAATAATACAATTTCACCTTTATATTCAAAGAAGCAATCTATTATTCCTTGTAGTCTGACCACCTCATCCTTATATTTATCAACCAATTCTTCAGTTGATAATTTACTTGCAGGAATGTGGGTTACAAAAGGTAGTTCTCTTTGAAGTAATTTTCCTTCCTTGTGACATTCTAAAACTTTCATCCCTATATCACTTTTAAAGAACTTCCAAACCTTAAACTTATTCACAACCTTAGCCTCTTCTTCTCTTAAGAGTTCATCTGACACCATAGAATCTATCTGTTCTTGTATAATATCCGGAGTATAAACTTTATCTAAATCTAGATGCTGCATAACAAAATGCACAGCTGTACCTTTCTCTGCTGATGTTAGCCCCTTATCCTCTGATAAAAATTTAGGTTTTCTAACATATTCACTCTCATAAAGCTTAAATATTGGTTCTTCTATCTCTATAGCCTGCTTCTTCAAATCTGAAACTGAAACATTGGACGGCAAATAAACTATCTTCTCATAATCATAAGCATACTCTAATCTATTTTTAATTTCTTCTCTTATTTCAACTTGTGAATTATTCATCCATTCTGTATCGTATTTATCCACAGCCAATAATTTTTCTTCCACAGTTAACATGGATTTAGTCCACAATTCCACAGACCAAGTAGAATAATCATCTCTAATCTTTATATCATTTCTGCCATTTCTCAAAAGTTCCCCATCTTTATGTCTTGCCACAGATATAGCAATCCAATCAAGATAGCATTTTAAATTTAGTATCTCCCTTGGAGATATCGTATTATCTGTAGTTACTGAAGTTGCTGCTCTTGCCCATTTTTCAACAGTTTTCTGAAAATCATTTACTTTCCCAGTTAAAATAAGTTTTTCTTTTGCTCTAGTCAAAGCCACATACAAAACTCTTATTTCTTCAGAGTAAACCTCCAGCTTCTTCTTTTCTCTTATAGCAAGTTTAGCTAAAGATGAATTTGTAATTCTCTTGCTTAAGTCAACAAAATTAGGTCCATAACCAAGCTCCTCATGCAAAAGCACATCATTTCTTAAATCCATAAGATTAATTTGTTTCCCACAGCCAGCTAATATAACCACAGGAAACTCTAGCCCTTTGCTCTTGTGAATACTCATAATTCTTACTACATCCTCATTTTCTCCGAGAACTTTGGCACTTCCCATATCTCCACTAGACTTTTTAAGCTTGTTAATAAAATTTATAAAGTTAAATACACCCTTTAATGAAGTCTGTTGAAATTGTTTTGCTCTTTGAAATAAAACCTTAAGGTTTGCCTGCCTCTTAACTCCATTACTCATAGCCCCAACAAATCCATAATAAGATGTGTCCATCATTAAAAACCAAATAAATTCATCCACAGGCATATATTCTGATTTTCTTCTCCATTCATTTAACTTCTCAATGAACCTTGAACATTTACCTACTAACTCTTGGTTTATACTAACCTTTTCAGATAGATCTCTCTCACCATCAGCAATTTCTTTAACTATATCATAGTAATATTTTTGTTCTTCATTTGATTTAATTAACAACCTAAGATCACTAAGTTCCTCTGCACTAAATGAGAATATAGGAGATCTTAATGCTGCTAATGTGTGAATGTCCTGAAGAGGATTATCTATTATGTGAAGTAATGACATCATTGTTCTTATCTCCACTGCATCAAAGTAACCTGAACCTGCGTCTGAGTATACAGGTATACCTGCTGCTCCCAGTTCATCCACTAGGATTTCTGCCCACGACTTCACTGTTCTAAGAAGTATAACAATATCCTTATAGGTAGCCCTTCTGTATTTCTCTAAGCTCTTATCCCAAACCAAATAAGGCTTCTCTCCATGTATAAGATTATTGATTCTCTTAGCAACGATCCTTGCCTCATATTGAATAGAATCTAAATTTTCCTCCTCATCAACATTTTCTGTAACTTCATCTTCATTTTCTGGTTCTTCCTTCTTACTCTCACCAGCTAAGTCCAATATATGAAGTTCCACCTTTCCTGCTATATTACTGTTTTCTAATTCAGCTTCATTGATATCATAACAGTTATCAATAGTAGGTTTCTCATAATTTGCTCCTAGATTCAAGGCTTCCCCCTCATCATAATCCAGCTCTCCTACTGACTCAGACATTATATTGTAGAAAATAAAATTAGCTGCATCTAATATTTCTTTTCTACTTCTAAAGTTTTTGAATAATAATACTTTTTCGTTTTTTATATTCTTATCAATAGCTGCTTCGTCCATTGCATCAATTGTGATTTCACTTTCACCAACACTTTTTTGGCTTTGTACATAGGTATTATATTTTTGCAAAAATAACTCTGGTCTTGCTTGCCTAAATCTATAAATACTCTGCTTTACATCACCAACCATAAATACATTAGGAACATCACAATACTTTCTTGAAACCATATCTATAATAGTTTCTTGAACATTATTACTATCTTGATACTCATCCACAAACACTTCTTCAAACTTTTCTCTATAATTTAAAGCCACCTTAGAAGGAACTATGTTTCCCTCCTCATCTAGAGAAGTTAGTATCTGCAAACAAATATGTTCCATATCATTAAAGTCGATCATATTACGTTCTTTCTTTTTGTCTTTATAAGCCTGGTTAAAATCTAGAACAAGACTTGATAAAGTTCTCATGAATGGATACAAGCTTTGAGTCTGTTCTAGTAACTGCTCGATGCTCATACCATTCAATCCATTAGAAATTTTAGTACTGTCCTTCTTCATTTGGTCTCTTGCACTCTTAAACATTTCTTGAGAATCTACATCTTGAATTTCATTCTTTTTTACTGTCTTAAGCTTTCCAAATTTTATTGAACTTAAGGCTAAAAGTGTTTTTTCTAGTCCATGTGAACAGTTTTCTCTAAGCTTATTAATGATTTGCAAATCATCTTCAACATTTT comes from Clostridium sp. TW13 and encodes:
- a CDS encoding cysteine hydrolase family protein — translated: MKALLILSPYGCLPKDKSFQDRCKNIERLVEKFKELEEPVFVLSKIRDSEGDSIKVYTPQDGNYVFLRKDVDAFFMSGLEKQLRTMGVNEIVICGISLDKSGLFTAISGYDRGFKVTVIKDAVAALNYEYFTMDKDLLEETIFKLLGFTNIDTVTLEDFLLGA
- the addA gene encoding helicase-exonuclease AddAB subunit AddA gives rise to the protein MATKWTEEQLRAINTRGENLLVAAAAGSGKTAVLVERIIKMITDKNNPVDIDRLLVVTFTSAVASEMRERIGEAISKELESNPNSTILAKQLTLLSGASITTMHSFCLDVIKNNFHELDLDPGFRIGDATECAILQNEIINDVFEDKYNEGDTSFLDLVEAYGSSKDDFKLKELVLQIYSFAMSGPWPEQWLKEKSEDFNVSTKEDLNNSNWVKIIQENINLQLESIYNSYKNVSRVCYEVEGMDKYIENVEDDLQIINKLRENCSHGLEKTLLALSSIKFGKLKTVKKNEIQDVDSQEMFKSARDQMKKDSTKISNGLNGMSIEQLLEQTQSLYPFMRTLSSLVLDFNQAYKDKKKERNMIDFNDMEHICLQILTSLDEEGNIVPSKVALNYREKFEEVFVDEYQDSNNVQETIIDMVSRKYCDVPNVFMVGDVKQSIYRFRQARPELFLQKYNTYVQSQKSVGESEITIDAMDEAAIDKNIKNEKVLLFKNFRSRKEILDAANFIFYNIMSESVGELDYDEGEALNLGANYEKPTIDNCYDINEAELENSNIAGKVELHILDLAGESKKEEPENEDEVTENVDEEENLDSIQYEARIVAKRINNLIHGEKPYLVWDKSLEKYRRATYKDIVILLRTVKSWAEILVDELGAAGIPVYSDAGSGYFDAVEIRTMMSLLHIIDNPLQDIHTLAALRSPIFSFSAEELSDLRLLIKSNEEQKYYYDIVKEIADGERDLSEKVSINQELVGKCSRFIEKLNEWRRKSEYMPVDEFIWFLMMDTSYYGFVGAMSNGVKRQANLKVLFQRAKQFQQTSLKGVFNFINFINKLKKSSGDMGSAKVLGENEDVVRIMSIHKSKGLEFPVVILAGCGKQINLMDLRNDVLLHEELGYGPNFVDLSKRITNSSLAKLAIREKKKLEVYSEEIRVLYVALTRAKEKLILTGKVNDFQKTVEKWARAATSVTTDNTISPREILNLKCYLDWIAISVARHKDGELLRNGRNDIKIRDDYSTWSVELWTKSMLTVEEKLLAVDKYDTEWMNNSQVEIREEIKNRLEYAYDYEKIVYLPSNVSVSDLKKQAIEIEEPIFKLYESEYVRKPKFLSEDKGLTSAEKGTAVHFVMQHLDLDKVYTPDIIQEQIDSMVSDELLREEEAKVVNKFKVWKFFKSDIGMKVLECHKEGKLLQRELPFVTHIPASKLSTEELVDKYKDEVVRLQGIIDCFFEYKGEIVLLDYKTDYVEEGNEQKIVDRYRIQMEYYSEALEKILGRKVSYKFLYLFYLDKSIEV
- a CDS encoding 3'-5' exoribonuclease YhaM family protein, with translation MSETEIAKVCINEFKQGERIEGFFLIKSVDLKTANANGRKYLDFVIADKTGDISAKLWEVSKEIEESITNNIIVKIRGTVVAWQATLQLKIEKVRFTTEEDNINIDEYVQSAPIKSEELYDLIKIYIDDMKNRDMQNIVNAIFEKNREKLLYYPAAKKNHHAIRGGLLYHVYTMLVNAENLLKVYDFMDNDLVFAGVILHDLSKMEEMDSNELGIVSEYTLEGTLLGHISQGVKKVELVGNEVNADKRIITLLQHMILSHHYEPEFGSPVKPMIPEAELLHFLDVMDARMYDMRRMINETKPGEFSEKLWSLENRRIYNHGDLS
- a CDS encoding CCA tRNA nucleotidyltransferase, producing MKIPSQASYIINTLYNNGFEAFLVGGCVRDSLLQKSPQDYDITTNALPEDVCRIFDKTIPTGIKHGTITVMVENNAYEVTTYRIDGEYLNNRSPEEVIFVSNIKEDLARRDFTINALAYNDTDGLLDFFNGIDDLNNGIIRCVGDPNKRFNEDALRMLRAIRFSSQLGFSIEESTLRAISQNSSLIQNISVERIADELNKCLLSNNPSNAFILLEHTGLLKYILPELQACVGFDQHTPYHNKDVFMHSLSVVDKVSPKLYLRLAALFHDIAKPPCFFIDEKSVGHFYGHDKEGEIISKEILKRLHYDNDTINKVTILIREHMNVLFKPKDASLKRLIGRVSKELVFDLLELQKSDILSCAPPFLALDSVELMKVKITAILESSVPIHSRDLKINGNDIIQALNIKPGKQVGEILEYLLNLTLDNPELNTRENLLCLLETFKPQ